The following nucleotide sequence is from Synchiropus splendidus isolate RoL2022-P1 chromosome 1, RoL_Sspl_1.0, whole genome shotgun sequence.
CAGTGAGGTGACTGCCTGCAGCTCTCATGCGCAGCAGTAGTGAGAATGGAGCTGTAGCACAACCAGGACTGTCCTGAGTCCAACTGAGCCGGGAGCATTAGTCACAGTTTATAGGCCTCCAGCCTCCCAGTTGCTCTTTGTGAACCTCCTGGTTGGGTTGTAGGCTGCTTGGATGTGGAACTTTTGATCAGAGTGTTTGTTCTCTTCCAAACAAACTGGTATGTGGTCTGATGTCTCCTAACCATGCAGGTGATAGAAACAACTTCTACCAATGGAGTCCCGTCAGAGTCCAGCATCTCCCTATCCACCAGTGGTCAGAACCTTCCCACGTCGGAGTCCAGAGAGGCCTCCGAGTCTTTCAGCTCCCAGAACATGACGCTCAAGTCTTCAGAGGCCTCCATGATGAACCACGAGGACACTCTGGAGGTCAGGTCCTGGTGTGGAGGTCACTCTGAGGCAGGCCTTTAGCTAGGAGGGTGTCtggtcagatgtttgttttaaaaacaagttatttttgtacacaaAATCCTTGCTAAGGGCCTGCTCTGAGGACACGGCATGGATTCTGATGATGCTCTCTGTTCAGGACTCTGAGGAGCTGtccgatgaagaggaggagatgaagatcGCCGAGATGAGACCTCCGCTGATTGAGATCTCCATCAACCAGCCAAAAGTGGTCACCCTGAGTAAAGACAAGAAaggtgcttctgctgctgcccagACACGTGAGGCTGATgctgacgacgatgatgatgttcTTCCCACAGACGATGGGAAAGACGCAGACTCTCTGCTTGATGACACGGTCGCCAACAGCAACCAGAACAACAGCAACTGCTCGTCTCCGTCCCGCATGTCCGACTCAGTTTCTCTGACCACTGACAGCAGCCAGGACAACTCTCTGTGCACTCCAGAACGAGAGTCTAAGATGCCCTTCCTGCCCAGAAGCAGGTCAGTCTGCTGTCGCCATGACAACCACCCTGTGACGGCTGCTCAGAGTAGCCCGTCATCCGTTGTTGGTCACTGCCTGTCTGTCATTTATGTTAacttgttttgttctgtgtgtgctgtttttgtcttcaggcACGAGGACGAGAACATGAACCCCAATAAAGATGCTCCCCGCCTGCTGCACAACGGCAACGGCTCGGAAACCTCCCTGCAAGCCCTCCTGAGGGCGCCGGAGAGACCCGGAGACTATGACCTGTCCATGGAGGCTCGACTGGCCTTCCTGGAGAAGGGCCTCAACAATGGCGTGGGGGACTCGTACTCCAGGTGGGACCAGATCAACATGAACGTGTCCAAGGTGCCCCCCGACAACATGCTGCGGCTGCATGACACTGCCACTTCCTTGGAGCAAGTGGAAGCGGACTCCAAGCCAAACTTCTCCAATGACAACATCCACCACTTCCAGAACGGGAACGCAGTGACCCGAGCCGACTCGTCCGGGGTGACCTGCAGCAGCGACATGTCTTTGTCTCGCAGCACTGAGGAGCTGTCCCCTGAGAGGCGATGCGCCCCCCCGCCGGTCATCAAGGCCCAGAGCATCAGCAACATGGAGACAGGGGCCATGAAGGTCTACTCCTTTGAGACGGACGGGGACCCGTACGGACCTGTGGCAGGTGGACCTCCGGCTGCTGCCGGACCCGGTCCTCCAGGCCAGAACATTGTGCGCAGCAAGTCTGCCTCGCTGCTGAACGATCAGGCGCTGCAGGTCTACACAGACCAGCTGTCCAGACCACCGGCCAGCGGCAGGTACCCCGTCTCCTCCAGCATGGCGCTGGGCCTGCCCCCCCCTCAGTACAACGTTCAGTACACAAACAGTGCCGTTTCTAAGGAAGGTCTGTGGGCGCAGAGGCCCACGGAGCCCCAAGGCTACCCCCAACCTCCAGCGCACTCGCTCGCCAACACTAACTACTCCAACCGCAACCAGGCACCGCCGTACCCCGTGCAGCGGGATGTGTGGGCTAAAGGGGGTCAGCCAAGGAGCAACACCCTGCAGAGGCAGAGCAGCACCTCCTCCACCGCCTCCGTGGGTGACCCCAGGAGGATGCAGCTGCCCGAAGGCGAGTACCTGACGTACAGGGACATCCACACGCTGGCCAGGGGGCCTCTGGCCATGAGCCATGCTGCGCACAGGCCACTGTCGGCACGTACGTTCAGCATCGACGTACCCGGGGCGGTCCGGGCGCCGGGGAGTCGCCCCCAGCCCCCGGAGCTGCAGGAGCGGACCATGTCGGTGAGCGACTTCAACTACCAGCAGGGGAGTCCCAGCAAGAGAGCCAACGCACGGGTCAAGTCCGAGCACTCACTGCTGGATGGGCCTGGACCCGGGACGGCAGGTCTAGGAGGAGGACGGGTTCCAGCAGACTGGAGGGACCAGGTCATGCGACACATCGAGGccaagaagctggagaaggtaAGACATGTTACACTCGCGGAGCTCTGCCTCTGTCTGCAAGGGGCGCTgcagagtgtttgttttcagctgCAACAATGTGTGTGGTGACTGTGTACTAACACCTGCGAGGAAAGGCATGCCGCTGTGCTcactctccatctctctgtgtCTCCCATCGTCCTGGGCTGGCCGCATGACCGCTGCCCACGTCAGACTGCTCTCTCCCGCTCCTATAACTCCCCTCTCTGCCCGCTGGGCTGGTCCCAGTCCAGCAGCTGTAGAGACGTGCGCTCCAGCCAAACCTCTCTGCTCTTTAGCGGCAGAGATGGACCTCCTGGTGCCGCTCTGGCCTCCTCTGTGAGTACCTGTCGTGGACCCTCCCATCCTGTGGGAGATGCTGACGAGAGACCTGTGACCCTCTGTCCGCCTCCTTCGCTCCCGATCCTCACTGCTTCTAAGCTTGATGGGAATCGTCGCTGGCTGCACAACCCTGACACCTCATAGAACAACAGTAGACTCTCAGTACTACAGTACTGTCTTGAAGCAGAAGAACCTCTTGCACTTCTGACGGTTGTCAGAAGCATTGGTGCCATAGTACCTTGACTAGAGGAACAGCTCATTGGAAGACAGTTGTAGCTTCTCTTGTGGGATATGACATATTGTGTTGAAGCAAATAAGCCTGTTGCTGTTTCAACTTTAGACTGtaactttcattcatttaaaacttGAATGTGGCTTTTAGTTAACCCTGTGGAAGTAAAGGAGGGTGATGGTCCTCCTCTCCTATCATGCCTCAGCGAGTCCTCCTCCCTCACGAACCTCAGTGtagtcttcctcctcctcttcatccaaaactgtctctcctcttcactgccTGCATTCTGGTATTCACCTCCGTCCTTCACTGATGACTGacactcctcctccttctcctctctggtGCGACTCTCCTTCACTCCTAACTCGCTCTGCTGTGGTCCTTTCTCGCACTTGATCGGGTGTGTTGTCACAGTCGCTGGAGTGTGTGTATGGTTGTGTGTCAGTGGGACCTCCAAATGGCCCCGCCTCAAGCGCCTCAGTCTGTGTTctgccctccaggacgacgtgtttGTTCCTCAGAGCCAGCAGAGCTTCTCCCTGGACCCTCATCGGAAAGTGAGTCCACTCACACTTGATCCCCTCACCCGCAGCTCCTACCAGGGGGCGCTGTCATTCATGTTGTGTTGAGACACTGATGGTCTGCTAATGTCTGGGCTCAGGTGCCAGTGATGAACGGCCAGGTGGTTTCGTCCGCTCGGGCCCCTCAGAGTCAGAGCTCCATGGCCCGCCATCCTTCCAGAGAGCAGCTGATCGACTACCTGATGCTCAAAGTGTCCCAGCAGGGCCCCCACACCCGGGCCCCTCCTGAATCCCTGCAGCACGAGGTGAGCCCAGTCTGACCGGAGCCCGAGCCAAGAGCTCACCACAGTGTTGTGTTCCAGATGCACGTGAAGGTGGAGAAGAACCCAGAGCTGGGCTTCAGCATATCAGGGGGCGTCGGTGGGCGAGGGAACCCCTTCCGCCCAGATGATAACGTGAGTAGAACAGTGGTTCACGCTGAACCACCAGGGGGCAGAAGTGAGGCAGAGATGCACAATTTCATACCttgtttagcatttgaaatcaGATGAGCTCAGTAGGGCAGCAGGGTTCTGGTACAAAAACGGGGGTCCCAAGGCTGATCCAGAAGTGGGCTGCACCTCCATGACGCTCGTCACTCTGCTCCTCAGGGCATCTTTGTGACCAGGGTCCAGCCCGAGGGGCCCGCCTGCAAGATCCTGCAACCAGGAGACAAGATCATCCAGGTATTCCTCGCCGCCCGACTCGGACTCCGTCTCCGGACGAGTGACTCACATGTGCTCCTGTCCACAGGCCAACGGCTACAGCTTTGTGAACATCGACCACGGGAACGCCGTGTCCCTGCTGAAGACCTTCCCCACGACCGTGGACCTCACCATCATCAGGGAGGTGCCGGCGTAGGCGCCTGCGGGACTCGGACTCTTGGGAGCCGCCACTGAATGTCGTGGAGCGGGAGTATCGTCACTGTGCTTCATCTATTTTTGTACCTGCGAATGCAAACCCTGACTCTCACCTGTGTGTTCCTGTGGACGGACACGACCACTAGGGGGCGAGCTCGCTCCTCTCTCATCcactctgccttttttttttcggtgTTTGAACGCTGGTCGGCCGTGGCGTCAGCCGGAGAATGTATAGAGCGTTGTCTTTCACTTTTGAGTTTGTTCCTGTCGCTTGCCAGAGATGGACGTGGCCCCGTTCATCCCGACTCCTCGCCCACGCACCTGGAAGTGGAGCGCCGGAGACAGTTGAGATGCAGTTAACTTCGCCTTAAACTCGTTCTGGCTGAAGGTTAAGACCTCGTCCACACGACTGCGTTTCTATCTCGGAACTTCTCCGCCAACGATCAGCCGATATATTATGACCGCCTCTATTCACAGTTTGTCGAGTGGCTGCCGAAGGGCCTGGTCTAGCGTTGTTCTAAGCGAGTTCCTTCAACAACATACTAGTCGGTGAAGTCACAAGTAAGAATGAAGCAAAGAGTCCAGGTCAGTTGATTTACAAGTCGAGTTGCTGACTCATAGTTACGAGTCAGCCCAGTGCTGACCTACACACACAGTGTGATCATAATGCTATGGCTGATCGTTGACTTGTCGTGTGGGCGACTCACCACACAGAGGCGTTGCTAGGTAACCAAAGCGAGTGACGATAAAGTGTCATCCGTTTACTTTCAAGGGCTTCATCTGTcagttctcttttttttttgtcgacaCAGTTTGCCTTTTTTGTCCttcagatgtgtgtttgtgtgtgtgttgctgtccaGAGCCGGGAGAGAGTCAAGTGCCAATGACCTTGAACTGTTTGCAACCCAGCAATATCTTCCAGCAGCAGCGCAAAGCAATATTTGATCATCCAATTttaatgtcagaaaaaaaaaatgttgatttttaaCTGTGGGTTTTATAAGAAGAGCACAGAAGCTAGCTCTGATCGTCactgcgatttttttttttttttttttaacgtcttGTGTCTTTGTAAAGTAGACATATCAGAGAGTCATCATTTACCAGCATGTTTTTATCACTCGGACGGGTCTCAGCAGGAAGTCGTCCAGCAATAACCTTAGCAACCACTTGACTAGTTGGTAGGATTCCGTTGACGTCAGCAGAAGCGTCGCggctgcactgttcacacactgtgGAGGTCCAAAGCTGTTTGAGCCCTTTCTTCTTGTTTTGAGTCTTATCTACCAACGCCGGGGTCATCGCCGGGTCTCTTCACGACTCGCCGCACGCGACTCTGTCGACAATCTTGGGAGAGGAATCGTTGTCTGTCGTCCATGTTTGTTTGCCTCCCGTTATTTATTAGCATCTTCCAGGACCCAACTAATTGAGCGTGTAAATATCCTCCAACATTCGAAAGAACCAAGAAAAGAAACTCAAGTAGTTACTGACTTGCGATTGTATGACCAGCAATAATGTCGAGTTAGCCGCGATGGACTTGCAGCGAGACGACGATGGCGACGCAGTTTTCCCCACATTCCAGAGTTTTGTACATAAACGTGTTTCCAACCTGTGGAGAATAAACTAATGACTTGTAACCTGCACTTGGCTGCGTCTGCTTTTCTCTGCGCTCCAGTTTCAAGTCACTATCGTCACAAGCCATCCAGTCTGTTTCACGACCAAGTTACCAGTCATCCCCTCTCAGTTTGGCATCCAGTCACTTCGGTCAACAACTGGACATCTAGTCACTGTAGTCACAATGTGAATTTCAACTTCGAGTTACCTCAACTTAAGTCATTCTAGTCACAACTCATCCACTCTGACTACCAGTCATCCCCTCTCAGTTTGGCATCCAGTCACTTCGGTCTAGTTACTGTAGTCACAATGTGACTTGAGTCTAATTTCAACTTCAAGTTACCTCATAAGTCATTCTAGTCTCAAGTCATCCAGTCTCAGTTTGTCTTCGAGTCACTTAATCACAAATCATTGAGTGTCATTTCAACTTCCGAGTTACCTCAACATAGGTCATCTAAGTCACAAGGCCCCAGTCTCGGTTTGACTTTGACTCACTTTGGTCACAAGTCGTCTCATTTCAGTGTCCAAGTTACCTCATCATTGGTCATTCTAGTCACAAGTCATCCAGTCTCAGTACGACATCAAGTCAGTCATGCAGCCTGTTTGAGCTCACTTTTGTCACAAGTAATAGAGCCTCAGTTCAGTCTTGAGTCACAAGTCCTCCAGTCTGTGTATGAGTCACTTAAGACACGTTATCCACTGTCAATTTGACTTTGAGTCACTTTCGTCATTGACTCTTTTGGACTTGAAGTTACCACAACATAAGTCATTCACGTCACAAGTATCCCACTCTGTTTGACTCAGAGTCACATTTGTCACAAGTAATTGAGTGTCTCTCCCCAATTCACGAGTCATCCACTCTCTATTTCTCTACAACTCACTTCAGTTACAAGTCATCACGTTGTTTGCTTGAGTCACTTGAGTCATTGAGTCCGATTTGAACCACGTCACCAGTTGAGGAGTCCAAGTCATGATAGCCAGTCAGTTAAGTCACAAGTCCAGTGAGAGTGGCATCCATAGGGAGCCTCAAGTCACAGGTCACAGTTCAAACCCAGAAGTGACTCATATTCTAGGAACAAGTTCTTCCTTCGGTAACTGGTGACGGGACCGAGTCTTCTGTCTTCAGAGTGGCTCCTGTCTTCAAGGACACCAACGTGTCGCTGGTGCCTTCGATGGAGTCAACGGAGTCACCAAGTCGCAAACCGAGTTCAGTCGTGCACTTCCCGCCCGGACGGGGGCGGTAGACCGCGTTCGAGTAGATGATCAACGCGTGTAAAAGTCGAAGAAGCCGCAGCGAGCCGACTGGAATAGAAATAGtgcaaaaaatatatgtaatatatatcaCAAACGCACTCGAGAGAAAATTCCAGGATGAGCGGGATCCCGGGCACAGCCGTCGTGCAGGTCACGAACCTGTCCTCGGCTGTGAGCAGCGAGCAGATGCGGACTCTCTTCGGCTTCCTGGGAGACATCGAGGAGCTGCGGCTCTACCCCCCCGAGTAAGGCTCGCCTCCCCCGGCCTCCCGCGCCAGGCTACACCGAGGACCTGCGGCCTGTCTATGGGTGATTCTACTGACTGCCTAACGTGTCTCCACAGCAACACCACTCTGACGTTCTCGTCCAAGGTGTGCTACATAAAGTTCCGGGAGCCGTCCAGCGTCGGGGTGGCGCAGCATCTGACCAACACTGTGTTCATTGACAGAGCTCTGATCGTGGTTCCGTGTGCCGAAGGTGAGAGGTCCGGTCCAGACCCCGTGTAAACAGGTCGTGATGCCGCATGAGTAGAAGCGTTCGCGAGCTGCTGTTTGCCGAAACACGCACGCGCCTGGCCTCGACCAGTCCAAGTTCTCGTCGTGTTAAACTGCGGAGTGGGTTGGTTTCGAGCAGACCCGAACACCTCGCTGCAGGTGTCAGTCCAGCACCCATCGCTTGTCCCGTCCCCTCCGCTCAGTGTTCACCTGCTCACGACAGGCGGAGCCCGAGCCCCGAACTCCACCGCGGACCTCACTCCCGGCTGAAGCGCACCGGTGCGCCCGTCACGTGATCGCACGTCAGCTGCAGACAAGTGCGCTTTTTAGTCTCGTTTTCACGTCGTCTAGTTTAAATATTGTCGATTATTAGTTTTTATGGAAATCAGTCTtccaaaaacagattttttttaggaATATATTTTACTGAAGTATGGCAGAAGAAGTGCATTAGCTAATTAATCCATTTCAGTGGAAGCGTGAAATAGCATGATAATATAAAGATGATTTCAAATGTTACGTTCAAtttagggatgcaccgaatTGAACATTTGTGGCCAAAGCCAAATAAAAATTCAAGACGTTTGGCCGAGtgctacggagccctggaagtgacatgcatgtgtttatttgtttttgaatgtgacatgtatgactttattttttttttatcctgagataaaaatgatctcgataTAACTGTTATGTCggggtaaaaaaacaaataaagtcatgcatgtcacatccaaaacataaagacatgcatgtcacttccagggctctgtggAATACAGAATATCAGATGTGCTTTAGTTTTTGTACTTCTATCGtctataatacattttattcatgttttctgtGATTTAAGACAGTATATAAACCCACAACAAATAAATTCCTGTCCTGTCAGCACCAGTTAGCCTAGCCCCAGTGAACAGGCTAATAATGTAAACACAAGGCTTGAGGTAGCTTCAACACTCATTGTAAATCGCAGCTCTATTCTCGCTTTCAAATACACGAAAAATTAACTAACACTGTAAGTAGCGCTTTGGATCGTACTTTGCGAGCCAGCTGCGCTTGATACTTAACCCcgtggacaacaaagaaatgatcaaatacaGAGGAAACGTGTGATACATGGGTCGTAAAGTCAAGGTCGTTTCCACTTGTGTTGAGCGGCCACCAGCCGACCGGGCAGCGAGCCGCCAAGTCGGTTCTGTCATGGCACCTCTGAGAGttgtggagtgggttgccagaatgtCTTCATAGCTCGTTTCACCTCCGTGGTGTGTCtttggagattaaaaaaaaacacattcttttaCATGGATTTGAAACAAAACTCCTTGTTCAGC
It contains:
- the erbin gene encoding erbin isoform X1 codes for the protein MSKRSLFVRLVPCRCLRGEEEAVTSLDYSHCSLETVPKEIFSFEKTLQELFLDANQIEELPKQLFNCQLLHRLSLPDNDLSVLPAAIANLINLRELDVSKNSIQEFPENIKNCKVLAIVEASVNPISKLPEGFTQLLSLTQLYLNDAFLEFLPASFGRLTKLQILELRENQLKMLPKSMQKLTQLERLDLGSNEFTEVPEVLEYLTGLKELWMDVNRLTFLPGTLGTLKQLLYLDVSKNNLEAVDEQISGCENLQDLLLSNNALTQLPASIGSLRNLTALKVDENQLVCLPDSIGGLTSLDELDCSFNEIESLPSTIGQCVHIRTFAADHNFLTQLPPEMGNWKNATVLFLHTNKLESLPEELGDMQKLKVINLSNNKLKNLPYSFTKLSQMTAMWLSENQSKALIPLQKEEDPETQKTVLTNYMFPQQTRTEDYIPNSDSESFNPALWEEQRKHRAQVAFECDEDKDEREAPPREGNLKRYPTPYPDELKNMVKTAQSVAHRLKEDDSDETGREAKPVERNHVGLQDVGVKVIETTSTNGVPSESSISLSTSGQNLPTSESREASESFSSQNMTLKSSEASMMNHEDTLEDSEELSDEEEEMKIAEMRPPLIEISINQPKVVTLSKDKKDDGKDADSLLDDTVANSNQNNSNCSSPSRMSDSVSLTTDSSQDNSLCTPERESKMPFLPRSRHEDENMNPNKDAPRLLHNGNGSETSLQALLRAPERPGDYDLSMEARLAFLEKGLNNGVGDSYSRWDQINMNVSKVPPDNMLRLHDTATSLEQVEADSKPNFSNDNIHHFQNGNAVTRADSSGVTCSSDMSLSRSTEELSPERRCAPPPVIKAQSISNMETGAMKVYSFETDGDPYGPVAGGPPAAAGPGPPGQNIVRSKSASLLNDQALQVYTDQLSRPPASGRYPVSSSMALGLPPPQYNVQYTNSAVSKEGLWAQRPTEPQGYPQPPAHSLANTNYSNRNQAPPYPVQRDVWAKGGQPRSNTLQRQSSTSSTASVGDPRRMQLPEGEYLTYRDIHTLARGPLAMSHAAHRPLSARTFSIDVPGAVRAPGSRPQPPELQERTMSVSDFNYQQGSPSKRANARVKSEHSLLDGPGPGTAGLGGGRVPADWRDQVMRHIEAKKLEKTALSRSYNSPLCPLGWSQSSSCRDVRSSQTSLLFSGRDGPPGAALASSDDVFVPQSQQSFSLDPHRKVPVMNGQVVSSARAPQSQSSMARHPSREQLIDYLMLKVSQQGPHTRAPPESLQHEMHVKVEKNPELGFSISGGVGGRGNPFRPDDNGIFVTRVQPEGPACKILQPGDKIIQANGYSFVNIDHGNAVSLLKTFPTTVDLTIIREVPA
- the erbin gene encoding erbin isoform X2, translated to MSKRSLFVRLVPCRCLRGEEEAVTSLDYSHCSLETVPKEIFSFEKTLQELFLDANQIEELPKQLFNCQLLHRLSLPDNDLSVLPAAIANLINLRELDVSKNSIQEFPENIKNCKVLAIVEASVNPISKLPEGFTQLLSLTQLYLNDAFLEFLPASFGRLTKLQILELRENQLKMLPKSMQKLTQLERLDLGSNEFTEVPEVLEYLTGLKELWMDVNRLTFLPGTLGTLKQLLYLDVSKNNLEAVDEQISGCENLQDLLLSNNALTQLPASIGSLRNLTALKVDENQLVCLPDSIGGLTSLDELDCSFNEIESLPSTIGQCVHIRTFAADHNFLTQLPPEMGNWKNATVLFLHTNKLESLPEELGDMQKLKVINLSNNKLKNLPYSFTKLSQMTAMWLSENQSKALIPLQKEEDPETQKTVLTNYMFPQQTRTEDYIPNSDSESFNPALWEEQRKHRAQVAFECDEDKDEREAPPREGNLKRYPTPYPDELKNMVKTAQSVAHRLKEDDSDETGREAKPVERNHVGLQDVGVKVIETTSTNGVPSESSISLSTSGQNLPTSESREASESFSSQNMTLKSSEASMMNHEDTLEDSEELSDEEEEMKIAEMRPPLIEISINQPKVVTLSKDKKDDGKDADSLLDDTVANSNQNNSNCSSPSRMSDSVSLTTDSSQDNSLCTPERESKMPFLPRSRHEDENMNPNKDAPRLLHNGNGSETSLQALLRAPERPGDYDLSMEARLAFLEKGLNNGVGDSYSRWDQINMNVSKVPPDNMLRLHDTATSLEQVEADSKPNFSNDNIHHFQNGNAVTRADSSGVTCSSDMSLSRSTEELSPERRCAPPPVIKAQSISNMETGAMKVYSFETDGDPYGPVAGGPPAAAGPGPPGQNIVRSKSASLLNDQALQVYTDQLSRPPASGRYPVSSSMALGLPPPQYNVQYTNSAVSKEGLWAQRPTEPQGYPQPPAHSLANTNYSNRNQAPPYPVQRDVWAKGGQPRSNTLQRQSSTSSTASVGDPRRMQLPEGEYLTYRDIHTLARGPLAMSHAAHRPLSARTFSIDVPGAVRAPGSRPQPPELQERTMSVSDFNYQQGSPSKRANARVKSEHSLLDGPGPGTAGLGGGRVPADWRDQVMRHIEAKKLEKDDVFVPQSQQSFSLDPHRKVPVMNGQVVSSARAPQSQSSMARHPSREQLIDYLMLKVSQQGPHTRAPPESLQHEMHVKVEKNPELGFSISGGVGGRGNPFRPDDNGIFVTRVQPEGPACKILQPGDKIIQANGYSFVNIDHGNAVSLLKTFPTTVDLTIIREVPA